The window CGGCAGGCGGCCCACGCTTCTGGGCATTCCCATTTCTCTGACGACGGCCTCCTTCAGCAACCCCATTAACAACTTCGAGGAGCAGGATCGGGTCACGCCGCTCTACCAATATTCCGACTCGATCACCTGGATTCGCGGGACGCACGAGCTGCGCGGCGGCGTGGAGGTCCGGTTCATTCAGGCCAATTCGCGGGATACGGTCGGCGTTCGTCCATCGGTCGAGCTGGGCGAAGCCCCTGCCAGTCAGGTTCCTCTCCCTCGCAATCTCAGCGCCAACAATGCGCCTCTGGCTCGGGCCATTCTCTACGATCTGACCGGCTCAATCGCCCGCGTCGAGCAACAATATCGAACACCCGATGGCAAGGTGATGCTCCCGTTCCGGGGAGAAGTGTTCGGGTTTCGCCATCGTCAAGTGAATGCCTTTTTCCGCGACGCCTGGCGCGTGCGGCCCCACGTCACGTTCATCTATGGACTGCGCTACGAGTACAACACCGTTCCGTTTGAAGTCAACGGTTTGCTCGTGCAACCGACGATCGGTCAGACGCGCTTTGCCGCCGCCTTGGGCATCTCCAATCGAACCGGCACCTGGGCCGATCTTTTCCAGCCCAACGCCGCCATTACCAATCCCCGGCAGGTGGGACCGGTCGGTTTTGAACTCGTGGGCCCCGGTCATGCCCACCAACTGTTCAAGGACGACACGAATAATTTTGCCCCCGGCATCGGCATCTCCTGGAGTCCTCGGGTGAAAGCGTGGGGTCTGAGGCATCTGCTGGGGAGAGAAAATCAGAGCGTGATTCGCAGCGGCTATTACATCGGCTACGATGCCTTCCCTCTGGTGCTGTTTGCCCAGTTCAGCCGCTTCAATCCCGGGCTCTCCACGTCGGCGTTTCTCGTTCCGACGGTCACTCAAGATGCCGTCGGACGGCTGGATAATCCGCTGGGAGTAACGCTGCCCGTCCCGCTGGCTGACACGCGGGCGCTGCAGCCGCCGGATTTTCAACGCCGCGATACCGGCTTTTTCATTGATGAGAATTTGCGGTCGCCCTACGTGCAGAACTGGAATCTCTCCTGGCAACGCGAACTGACCAAAGATATGGTCATCGAGTTGCGCTACGTGGGGACGAAAGGAACCAAACTCATTCGCACCGCCAATATCAACGAGATCAACATCATTGAGAACCGGCTCCGGGATGAATTCAATCTCGTGCGCCAGCAACTCATTGAGAGCGGCGATCCCTTGACCTTCATTCCCCGGCAATTTCCCGCGGGCGTCGAGGTGCTCGCCCGCATCTTTCGCACACCGGGGCGTTTTCTCAATATTTTCGGCGCGCGCAATGATTTGCTGCTCGGAAACTACGTGCTCATCGCCTTCAACATAGACCGGCAGGTGCTCCAGGGAATTCAGGGAGGGTGGCTGTCTCAGGCGGGGCTTCCCGTCAACTTCATCAGCACAAATCCGCAGTTTGCCAGCGTATTGTTCATGTCGAACTTCTCCAACTCGACCTATCACGCGGGGCAAATCGAGATTCGCCGCCGGTTCTCGCGGGGGCTTGATTTTCAAGCCAACTATACCTTCAGTCGGGCGCTCGGCGACGGCACCGACGACGGCTCGGATCAGTTCGCCTTCAGCAGCAATTTCCGCACCAATCGCAATCGGCGCATCGAGAAGCGACGCCTCGTTTTTGACCGCGAGCATGTTTTCAAGGCCAACTGGATTTATGAGCTGCCGCTCGGTCGAGGGCGGCGGTTTTTCTCAGCGACACGGAGAGTGGTGGGCAAGCTGATCGAGGGATGGCAGCTCAATGGAATCTTCCTGGTTTTCTCCGGCGCTCCCCGAACGTTCAGTGCCGGTCGCTTCACGCTCTTTGGGGCCGGTGGGTTGAACGTCATCCCTCCTAATCCCGGACCGGAATTTTCCATCCGCGATTTTCGCGGCACGGTCACCCGTTTGCCCGACGGTGTGACATTTCTTCCCGGAGTGACCAATCCCTTTCAGGATCCGTTCAACCTCAACCGAATGGTGGTAGATCGTAACGGCAAAGTCATTCTACTGACACCGGAACCCGGAACAGCCGGGACGCTGGGTGCCGGCACGTTCACCGACCCCGGCGAGGTCTTCTTCGACGCCAGCGTGATCAAACGCACCCCCGTGAGTGAACGCGTCAATGTCGAGTTTCGCGCCGAGTTCTTCAACCTGCTCAATAACGTCAACTTCGCCGGTCCGAACCTCAACATCCAGGCCACCACCTTCGGCCGGATCGAGGCGCAAACCAATCAACCCCGGATCATCCAGTTCGCCCTCCGGGTGAATTTCTAAACTCCCTCCGAACCACGACCCATCGCGGAAAAAAAATGTTTCGCCTCTGCTGACGAGCTGGGTTGGCAATCGCTCGAAGGCTTCCGCTCAAGCGGGCAATGGAGAAGATGCCGAATCCTTGTATAATGTAGCGGTGGAGAAGGTTTATGGATGAAGAACTTCGGAGAGATGATCTCGGATCGGCTGCTGGCGACCCGGACGGTGACCGCTCGATCCTGCTTACGGAGCAGGTAACGCCGAGGCTGATTCAGTACATCTGTGAGCAAATTGTGCGGCTTGCGAGTCCCCAAAAAATCATTCTCTTTGGCTCCCAGGCGCGCGGTGATAGCCAGGAAGGCAGCGATGTGGACCTGCTGGTCATCGTCAATTCCCCCGAGGATCGCCGCACGGCAACAGATCGAATTCGTCGGTTCTTTATGCGACGGCTCTTCGAGATGGATGTGCTCGTGCGAACGGTAGAGGACGTCGAGCGGAACGTCCTCGATCACAATCCGTTCTATATCCACCACATTTTGGCCCAGGGGAAAGTACTCTATGAACGAAGAGAAGCCGTCCCTCGGTCCTGAGAAACCCGTCCGGACGCCGAAAGCATGGATCGAGTGGGCGGATAATGATCTGGCTTTCGCCCGGTGGGGATTACAGTCCGATCGCCCGTTCGCCGCACAGATTTGCTATCTCTGCCAGCAAGCGGTGGAGAAATACCTCAAGGGGTATCTGATTGCTCAGGGATGGACGCTGGAAAAGACGCACAGCATCGCAAAACTACTCACCCTGTGCATCAGCGTGGATGAATCATTCACCGAGTTCGAAAATGACCTAGCTCCCTTCGACCACTATGTCACGGAGGCGCGATATCCGGTAGATATGGCAGTCGAGTTTTCTCCCGAAGAAGCCCAGCGGGCCGTTGAAGTGGCCGAACGACTGCGAAATTTCGTCCATAAGAAACTCGCCAGTCCACACGCCGAGTAAACCGACAAGCGGAGAACGCGACTGCCGATCTTCACCTGTGCGAAGCAGTGGCGCCGCCATCCTTACTGACGCCGGCAATAGCCGGGACGCTGGGTGCCGGCACGTTCACCGACCCCGGCGAGGTCTTCTTCGACGCCAGCGTGATCAAATGCACCCCCGTGAGTGAACGCGTCAATGTCGAGTTTCGCGCCGAGTTCTTCAACCTGCTCAATAACGCCAACTTCGCCGGTCCGAACCTCAACATCCAGGCCACCACCTTCGGCCGGATCGAGGCGCAAACCAATCAACCCCGGATCATCCAGTTCGCCCTCCGGGTGAATTTCTAAACCCCACCCGAATCCTCGACCATCCCGAACACTTAGTTCCCTCGGTCGCGGCTCCTCAGGGCTCCGGCGAGACGATTTTCAGTGACCGGAACGGGCGAGGTTTCTCTCCGGCGCAAGAAGGGAAAATCCCTTCAGTGGCGATAGCGGTCGGTTCACCCGTTGAATCGGAGAAGCCGAACGGCCCGGCGAGAAGAGTCTTGGCAACGTACCCACCCGAACGCCCCGCGTGCGACTGGTGACAGCCGCCGATGGATTTTCTACGACCGATGGGCTCGGCTCGATTCGCTCAAACACTGCCCGGCAGGAGAAATTCGCAATGACTCGCTCGCCGGAAACATCCTCCGGGGCTGTCAGGGCAGACCACGTTTTACCTCCATCCGACGAGAACCAACTGTTCAAATGCTGAACCGGGCTGATGTCATAGAGAGCGCGAATACCTTTTGCCGACGCCTCCTCGTTCACTTCAATCCCCACGAAAACGACTCCGGAGTCAATGCGGATCGGAGTGGGAAGCATTAACGGGACATCTTCGCCGATCAATTGAATTGTTCCCGGAATCGTGATCTTGCCGTCAAAGAGCACCGATGCTTTATCTTCCAGTGAGGGAGGCGGCTCAGCCAATGTTGTGCCCTTGAGAACAATCACGCGAATCTCCTCTCCTGTGGGATCAGGCTGGTCGGAGAACGCGATGAGTTGGGGATTCACCGAGCGCAGGACAACGGGATACCGGGTGGGCTGGAATCCCACGAGAGAAATTCCCTTGAGATCAGAACCCGGTGGACCTCCGATGGCTGCATCTGGGTCACCATCGTCGGTGATGTGCTTCTCCGTCTTCCCCTGATTCAATTTGATGGTCAGTTCGTAGTCCGTCTCAGGTCCGGCGAAATTCGAGACAGCCAGGATGAGCTTCCGGGAAAAACCGAGATTCGCCTGGATCGCTTGTTCATTCTCCGGCTGAGGGTAGAAGGCGACGGCATCAACCTCGGATCTCGGTAACTGTTCAGGGTTGGCCTCCGTAGCAGCATCAATGCTGAGAAACTTCAACCCGTCGAGAAAGAAAAGGGAATCATCTACATCCGTCAGGATCCACAGGTCTATATCGGCTTGCCCAGACCATCGCAACGTCGCCGAGATCTGAATGGGATCGTCTTTCCCTGCGGCATTCAATTGCTTCAGGACATCGTCCATGGGCAAGATGTAGAAATCCTCCAACGAATCTTCGAACTCGAACCGAAGGGAAAGCTCTTCCGGCAATGTTCCCGTCTCGGTCGTGGCAGCCCGTCCCCGGATGAGAATTGTTGATTTCCCGGCAAAATCAATAACCTGGCCGGACTCCAGATCATCGTTGGGTTCGACTTCCTCGATAACGGTTATGTCATCCTGAGCTGCTGTGGCCGGAAGTGACCCCGGATGCATGACCGTGAGTAAGAGGGGGGATATCGTGAAGAGGAGAATAAAACTCCCCGTGCGAAATCTGTGGTACCGGCGTCGTGACATCATTGGTGGATTCTCCTTATCTGACAGTTTAAGTCCTGGCCGAAATTTCTCATCGTGTCTTCAGCTCTCCCGCACGCTCATGACGACTCTCTTGTAGTGGTTCAATAAGGCATTGTCAAGGCAGAAGAGAAGCCAGCGAGGGATGTGCGCCGATCACCGGGGAATTCCTCGCGAGGGTGCCCGGGAGCGACGAAAAATCGGGGCGCACCAACGGATGAGAAGTGCCAGCGGATACATCATTTCGTGGTGAAGGTATTGCCTTTGTCAGCGGTTTTTCGCGGGCCAGAGGTAGAGCAGATTGCCTCCTCATCAGAAACCGCGCGCGCCTTACTCGTCCCTAATCCACAGGTACGGCCGCCTGGAGGGCGCTGAACATTTCTTCGTCGGAGGCGAATTTGAAAAACTCCAGTCCCCGACGGTCGGCCTCGCGGCGTTCGATCTCTTCCAGCCGCGCGACGTCGGGGTATTCGACAAATCGCACATTGCGTTGGCGCAAGACCTGACGCAGCGCCTCCAGTTTATCGGGTAGGTGAGTCGCCGATCCCGGAGCGATGCGTTCGAGATAGTGACAGAGGGCCTCGACGCCACGCTCGCCGTCCTGTTTCGCTTTTCCCACCAGTCCATCGGATGCTTTGCGCGACCATCCGGCAACGAAGATCCCTTCGAGCACCTGCTCCGTCTCCGGATTATATGCTTGATAGGCTTCGTCGCCGGGATAGAAGGGATCGGGATGGGGATTGGTAACGTATTCCGTGCCCCGGACGGGAAGGCCCAAACTCTCATCCACGCGATCACCCACGGCGAAGATCACTGTGTCGCAGGGGATGTCGGCGAACGTTCCCAACCCTTTGGCGACGACATCGCTCCCCCTCCACACCAGTTCGGTATCTTCGACCCGCAGGGCGCGCGGTCGCCCATCCTCCCCCAGGAGAATTTCCTTCGGCGCGCTCAGGTAGCGAAAGAGGAGCCGGGTCGGACTGGGACCCTCTTCCGGTGGCGTGCCGACGTACTTGATCAGCTCGGTGTAAATCTGCTCGACGTTTTCTCCGATGGCCTCTAATCGCGGACGAATCCGCTCCAGTTCCTGGCGCAGCGCCTCGGTATCAATATTGGCGGCGACAGCCTTGATCTCCTTATCGCTGTAGGCCCGCTGTCCCGGCCCCCGTCGGGCCACGGCGATGACTTCTTTGACCTTCCTCACGTGGACGAGATAATGGGCGATGTCCACCATGACGTTGCCGATGCCGATGATGGCCACGCGGTCCCCGATGAGAAACCTCTGTTGACTGAACGGCGGGAGGGCGTTGTAATGATAGACGAGATCCTTGGCATGATAGACGCCCGGAGCCTGCTCTCCCGGAATACCGAGGAACTTCGTTCCCTGCGCTCCGGTCGTGATGAGCAGAGCTGACGGACGGAGGGTTTCCCGAATGTCATCGAGCGAGAGATCGGCTTTCACCCCCACGCGGACGTGTCCGAAATAATGGACACGGGGATCGGAGAGAATACGCCGGAACTGCTTCCGGATGCCCTCCTTCATCTTGTGCTTGGTGAAGTAGATGCCGTATTCGGCCAGTCCGCCGGGCTTGAGATCGCGATTGAAGAGGATGACGTCATGTCCTTGCTCGATCAATTTCCCTGTCGCATAGATGCCGGCGGGACCCGCTCCCACAACCACCACGAGATGGCCCGATGATCCTTGCTGTTGCATCGCGTGTGTCTCCTTCAGCGAGGCGATGAGAATAGCGCCGGCGCGTTGGCGCGAGATTTTAGGAAAGCGCCGGTGTGATCGTCAAGCGCGGCGCCAGAAGTACTCCACCCCGTTTCGCTTTTCGCAGACGACGGTGCCCTCCCCTACAGCCCAATCCAGATGAGCGATCGTTTCGGAGAGAGCGAGAAATCGCTGTTGACTGCCGGCCTGGGGGAAAAGGCGCAAGGAGAGTTCCCAGGCGGTCATTGCTCCATCGCCCATGAGCTGAATCAACTCCCGCTGACGCTGCCGCGCATGCTTGACGATGGTCTGGTAATAGGCCTCGTAGTCGTCAACTTCCTCGCCGTGTCCCGTGTAGACGAGTGCCGGTGCCAGGTGGCGCAGCCGGTCGAGGCTTCGGAGAAAGGCCGCGAGCGAGGGGAAGCGTCGTGCCGGCTGTCGGGGATCACGGTTGAGGATGGGATTCGGGGTGATGCGTTTGAGCACCGTATCGGCGGCGATGAGCGTTCGCTGCGCCCGGTGAAACAGGCAGATATGGCCGGGCGTGTGACCGGGCGTATGCACAATGGCGAGCGATCCCCTCTCGAAAGCAAGCTCATCTCCGTCATCCAGCGCCGGAAGCTCGGAGATCGGATCCACCATCGTGTTCAAGTAATCCCACACGACATTGAATTCCTCCACAATGCGAGGGGGAACACCGAGGGCGGCAAACAGGGTGGGATCACGCGACGCATCCGGCACCTGTCCGAGTCGTTCGGCCTCCCACGGATGCGCGTAGACGGTCGCTCCCGTCAGCTGACGCAACCGCTCGGCCTGACCCGCATGATCCAGATGCGCATGGGTGAGCACGATGCGCTTAATGTCGCCCAGCCTCAGGCCGAGCGCCTCGATCTGCGAGCGCAGCGCCTCCAATGCCTCCGATGTCTTCGGCCCGGTATCAATGAGCGTGATCGGATCTTCCACAACAAGGATGGCATTGACCGGACCCACGGGAAACGGCGTCGGAATTCTCACCACGTGTATTCGCATGGACGCACTCATTCAACAAAGGGAGCAAGATAGCACATCAAACGCCACCTGAAAAGCGACGCAAAGGCGGACGAGAAATTCCCCGGTGAAGAAGAAGGGATTCGCATGCGGTACAAGGGCCTCCGATTAAAGATAAGGAGAGGCCCGATTGAATGTAAGGATCGGTTGTGCCCGGGATCAGGGCGGGATTAAACGAGATGCCTGGCGGATGCTGAAGGAGAAAGCCGCCAGAGATTCGGGCGGAAACTCTTTTTCCGATGATGGTTCTGATCGCTGTGGCCGGAATCCTTCTCTGCTCACGACGGCGATCCGGATAGCCCCTGATCCACTCCGGCTCAGAATGACCGCTCCCGCTTCTACTCTGGGAGCAGAACCTCGCTACCGATCGGTTAGATCCTCCGTCACCATACCGGGATCACCATGGAACATCCCTCGGGTGATACAGGCGGAGTTTCTACTCGGCCTTGATCTTTTCTCTCCGCCGCCTTCTCCCGGCCTTTACTCACGGCTCTCCAGCAGAGGGTTGAACCCTTCTTTGCAAGCCTTCTTTATGGGCCGGAGAATGTCTGGCTTCCATCGCCTTCACCACCGCAGGACGCAATGCGCTGTATCTACCCCTCCGTTTTCATTTTCGGGACGCGGTCCAGCAGTTCGAGGAGATCAGAGCCAAGCGCGACTGTCAGGAGATGGCAGATTTTCAAGCCTTGAGACAATCGTTTCACGTTGTGTGATACGCCAGAGCGTGGCTCGGGCGGCTTTGCTGGACTGACGGTGAGCGACGGCGGTGGGCGTCACAGGAGCGACTGCTGGCACACTCCGTTGCTGAGTGACGGCTGACTCCTGATGGCTGATCACTGAACGCCTGTTGCTGGCGTTCTTGGAATTGTGTGGGTGGCGATCTGAAAACTGAGCGTCGCACGGCTCGGCGCCTTGGCGTACTCCACGCTGCGGAAAGCTGTTTGACCTGTTGCCAACCATCATCGGTGTGCTGTACCGCTTGCAAAGCGGTTGTGAGAGGGGTGGAGATGAGTGATGGCTTGTCCCCCGAGCGGAAACAAGAGATCATCAGGCAATGCGCCGAAGCAGGCCGGGTCAAATGGTCAACCCATGCGACTGGAGAAGCAGCGGCGGAAGATTGGATCAGGATCAGACCGTTCGAGCTTTGGGTGCTGGCGAGATCATCGAAGATTATCCTGAGCACCACCGACAGTTGCCCGATTGCTTGGTGCTAGGATGGCTCCCCAACGGATTAGCTGTCCATGCCCGCGTCGGTGTGGACGAACCTAACGGTCGCATCCTCATCATCACGATTTATCGTCCAACAGAGGAGAAATGGGAACATGACTGGAGAACGAGAAAGCAGAACTAAGCCGTGCCCATTGTGCAAGGGGACACTCCACGATCAAGACGCTGCCACCTTGTCCTTCGTGGTGAAGGGGCGGGTGGTGGTCGTCAAGAATGCTCCTGCTGAAGTCTGTGACCAATGCGGCGAGGCTTTTTTATCAACGGAGATCTCCCAGCGGGTGTCCACGATCATCAAGGACGCGCTCAAGCACAACGTGGAACTATTGGTTGTGAACCTGGCTGAGCCGACGATGACGGCAGCATGAACCAACGGCAAAGGTTTCCTCATTCCGCCATCGGCATTCGCAAATCGGCAATCGGCAGCTTCTTATCGCCTCACCGCACGGTTGAAGAAATACGCCGCGTCTGATCCTCGGTTTTTCCAAAGCGGGCTTTCCCCGCCCGAGAATTGGTTGATGCGAGAGAACTCATCACTCTTCAATCGGCGATCCGGAATCCGAAATCGCTATTATCCGCGGACTCCAGGATGTTCTGCTGCCAGTCACGAGCATGTACTATTCGTGATGCAACAACTTCTGCACCGGCTGGCCACATCAACCTTCAGAAGGAGAAGGTCAGGACACTGCGCATCTTCTCAGCCAAGATGCGTTTCACCAGGTTCCGAAACGCCTCGTCGGCCTCCATCCGCTGCCGCGCCCTCTCATACCCTCGTCCCACATTCGTCGGATCAATCCCCAATCGCTCGGCGATCTCAGCCGCGGTCAAGTGGCTCCACTCGCCACCAACATAGACGAACAGTTCCTTTACTGCTCGTTGAGATTCTGCTCGACTCTGACCTCGAACCTCTCTGAGTTTCATCCCTGACGCCGCTTCCATCCGCTTCACTACCTCCGACCAACTCCAGACCTCCAGCCGAATTACGCAATACGCATGTCTGCCATGAAAATTTGATTTTCATGGTTCGTGGTGAAGCGACGGCTTCATGGATACTGACCCCCCATTTCCCACCGGGGCGCGCTCCTGCGCTCATGTCTCTTT is drawn from Blastocatellia bacterium and contains these coding sequences:
- a CDS encoding carboxypeptidase-like regulatory domain-containing protein: MAYRPILSRLLSLTVVLSFSGFSLTGWGQTSTGKLTGTVTDPTGAVLPNATVTAVRENSEPAVTTTNEAGLYVFTSLTPGRYTVTVEAPYFKRVVLNDVVIEVGSVVTRDVTLQPGDITESIVLTAESQPVVEIGKGPSLGTVVDARRVLDLPLNGRNPLDLIHLQAGVVGSNVSGNRTTSNNIRVDGIQAQDNFIQEPITLSMIPTSVDDVAEFRVTTSPVDVEYGRGGGAQVDIVTRSGTNEIHGSLFEFHRNTVLNANSFFNNALPRRADGSEVAPREPLLRHQFGFRLDGPIVKNRTFFFGAYEGLRESTGATVTRVVLTEPARRGVFRYFPNIPNGNAASANPTVDFQGNPRPPAGLTLADLQQVNLFSLDPRRATPDQSGLIQLLLRATPLPNDFTAGDGLNTAGYTFFAPIHTRTDQFTIRLDHVFNERHRLWGVYRFQQTKLDGIIAPGEGLQTFPGFGVGGQRSRGQGFSGTFLSSFSPTLINEFRAGFQRTPVIFAPPEEGGLAAIGGRRPTLLGIPISLTTASFSNPINNFEEQDRVTPLYQYSDSITWIRGTHELRGGVEVRFIQANSRDTVGVRPSVELGEAPASQVPLPRNLSANNAPLARAILYDLTGSIARVEQQYRTPDGKVMLPFRGEVFGFRHRQVNAFFRDAWRVRPHVTFIYGLRYEYNTVPFEVNGLLVQPTIGQTRFAAALGISNRTGTWADLFQPNAAITNPRQVGPVGFELVGPGHAHQLFKDDTNNFAPGIGISWSPRVKAWGLRHLLGRENQSVIRSGYYIGYDAFPLVLFAQFSRFNPGLSTSAFLVPTVTQDAVGRLDNPLGVTLPVPLADTRALQPPDFQRRDTGFFIDENLRSPYVQNWNLSWQRELTKDMVIELRYVGTKGTKLIRTANINEINIIENRLRDEFNLVRQQLIESGDPLTFIPRQFPAGVEVLARIFRTPGRFLNIFGARNDLLLGNYVLIAFNIDRQVLQGIQGGWLSQAGLPVNFISTNPQFASVLFMSNFSNSTYHAGQIEIRRRFSRGLDFQANYTFSRALGDGTDDGSDQFAFSSNFRTNRNRRIEKRRLVFDREHVFKANWIYELPLGRGRRFFSATRRVVGKLIEGWQLNGIFLVFSGAPRTFSAGRFTLFGAGGLNVIPPNPGPEFSIRDFRGTVTRLPDGVTFLPGVTNPFQDPFNLNRMVVDRNGKVILLTPEPGTAGTLGAGTFTDPGEVFFDASVIKRTPVSERVNVEFRAEFFNLLNNVNFAGPNLNIQATTFGRIEAQTNQPRIIQFALRVNF
- a CDS encoding nucleotidyltransferase domain-containing protein, with product MDEELRRDDLGSAAGDPDGDRSILLTEQVTPRLIQYICEQIVRLASPQKIILFGSQARGDSQEGSDVDLLVIVNSPEDRRTATDRIRRFFMRRLFEMDVLVRTVEDVERNVLDHNPFYIHHILAQGKVLYERREAVPRS
- a CDS encoding HEPN domain-containing protein — its product is MNEEKPSLGPEKPVRTPKAWIEWADNDLAFARWGLQSDRPFAAQICYLCQQAVEKYLKGYLIAQGWTLEKTHSIAKLLTLCISVDESFTEFENDLAPFDHYVTEARYPVDMAVEFSPEEAQRAVEVAERLRNFVHKKLASPHAE
- a CDS encoding FAD-dependent oxidoreductase → MQQQGSSGHLVVVVGAGPAGIYATGKLIEQGHDVILFNRDLKPGGLAEYGIYFTKHKMKEGIRKQFRRILSDPRVHYFGHVRVGVKADLSLDDIRETLRPSALLITTGAQGTKFLGIPGEQAPGVYHAKDLVYHYNALPPFSQQRFLIGDRVAIIGIGNVMVDIAHYLVHVRKVKEVIAVARRGPGQRAYSDKEIKAVAANIDTEALRQELERIRPRLEAIGENVEQIYTELIKYVGTPPEEGPSPTRLLFRYLSAPKEILLGEDGRPRALRVEDTELVWRGSDVVAKGLGTFADIPCDTVIFAVGDRVDESLGLPVRGTEYVTNPHPDPFYPGDEAYQAYNPETEQVLEGIFVAGWSRKASDGLVGKAKQDGERGVEALCHYLERIAPGSATHLPDKLEALRQVLRQRNVRFVEYPDVARLEEIERREADRRGLEFFKFASDEEMFSALQAAVPVD
- a CDS encoding MBL fold metallo-hydrolase — its product is MRIHVVRIPTPFPVGPVNAILVVEDPITLIDTGPKTSEALEALRSQIEALGLRLGDIKRIVLTHAHLDHAGQAERLRQLTGATVYAHPWEAERLGQVPDASRDPTLFAALGVPPRIVEEFNVVWDYLNTMVDPISELPALDDGDELAFERGSLAIVHTPGHTPGHICLFHRAQRTLIAADTVLKRITPNPILNRDPRQPARRFPSLAAFLRSLDRLRHLAPALVYTGHGEEVDDYEAYYQTIVKHARQRQRELIQLMGDGAMTAWELSLRLFPQAGSQQRFLALSETIAHLDWAVGEGTVVCEKRNGVEYFWRRA
- a CDS encoding DUF4258 domain-containing protein, whose amino-acid sequence is MDQDQTVRALGAGEIIEDYPEHHRQLPDCLVLGWLPNGLAVHARVGVDEPNGRILIITIYRPTEEKWEHDWRTRKQN
- a CDS encoding YgiT-type zinc finger protein, which encodes MTGERESRTKPCPLCKGTLHDQDAATLSFVVKGRVVVVKNAPAEVCDQCGEAFLSTEISQRVSTIIKDALKHNVELLVVNLAEPTMTAA